A stretch of DNA from Nitrosopumilus zosterae:
ATGCATTCATACCAACAATAATCGAGTTTTGAGGCATAAGTAACGAGTAATTAGTTGGCGAATCAAGAGAGAAAGTCCATACTCTTCCTTCTTTTGAAATTAAATCATGAATATCATAATCAATTGTAATAGAAGATGAGCCAAAAGTATCGATGGTTACTTTATCATCAACAATTTCACTAGATAACAAAAAGCCATTTTCGCTAACCGCTACAAAATTGTCAATTGATGGACCAAATAATTTAATCTCAAAATCTGGATTTAATGGATCTACATCCAAATTAGATGATACATGTACTGAACCATCTGAATAAAGAATAAGATCAAGAGTTCGAGTAGAGCTGAATGAGGTCTGAATAGGCATCGCAAGCGCAACAACGATAAAGCTAGCTATTATCAAAGGTGCTTTTACCATTGTTTCGATGATACCCTCAGTCCTTACAAAAAGCATTCCATCTTCTCGAAGAAACTCTTTCCTATGAATTGGTACGATTTCTGGATTCAATGGATTCAATACCTCAGATTCATGCTTTCTACTAATCCCTGAAACCTCTTAAATTCCTGGAAAAATTGAAGTCCTTTTTCGGTAATCAAAAAGACCCTATTCCTATCATTTTTGACGGATTCTACTAAGCCGGCTTCTACCAGTTTCTCACATTTGTCTAGTACTGCATAGTGAGATAGGTTGGCTTTACGAGAGATTGCAGATACAATGATTCCACTACGACCGCCATCGGCGGTAACGTCTAAGATATCACCCATTATGCCCATTTCGGACCTGTATTGTTGTTTTGACATGCATTAGTATACAACTACTTAGTTTATGAGGGACATTTTGAAACTTCATAGCGGAACACAAAGCGGAACGCTCATTCCAGTGAAAAAAATGATAATTTTTATCAAAATTTGATGCGATGAGGAAAAATAGGGTAAAACTCATGCCTGAAAAAATGATTATCCAAGTTGGAATTTCTGAAAAAATTCTAGTTTTACATGACTTGATAAAAATGATTTAGTTTTCAGATATTTTTGGAAAATTTATTAAAATTTTGTATATAAAGAACAGGATGTTTCCTAGCCGTTCCTAAACTATCATGTTAGTAATGATTACTCAATGGTAAAAATCCAAAAAAGAACCATTAGAGGAATAATCATCCTTTTGATGCTTTTTGCTTCACCATTATCTGTAAACTATTCGTTTGCTGAATCAGAAGACAGTCAAGAGGAAAAGGTAAAAGTTTCAAAAACCATTAAAAAAGATAGACTTTGGGCAATTCTAACTGAAAAAGTAGTTGATGGGAAGTTAGAACTGCAGCGTTATGCTTTACCTGCTAATCTTTCAGAAGAGGATTTACAGAGAATGCCCATTAAAGACCAAACATCTGGTTGGGCATATGTAAACTATAAGGCATTTCACTCTGGAATTGTACTTTTTGATGGAAAAGCATCAAAAGTTGGAGACAATTTATGGAAGATTTCAGGAAAAAGTGAATTAAATCTTGAAGAAAGAAAGTTTGACTTAGAAATAAGTGGAAAATCTAATGATTCACATGATGTAATACATGAAATAGTCTCAGATGAGGATTTCAGTTACAAAGTAATATTTTCTGGAAAAATAACAGAAACCGATGAGGAAAATGAGTTTGCTATTTCTTTTCTTATCTCAGGTTTAAAAAATATTGAGACAGAACAAAATATCAAGCTTTTACAGATTGGAGAATTAAGCATTAATTCAGAAGAATCTAATAGTTTTACTCAAGAATTTAGAAACTCAATATCGGTGAAATAATCACCATTTTTTTCTTTAATTGAATAAAAATCATTCACAAGGTCAGCTTTGAGATTCATAATAACTTTTTATTCCCATTTTGAAAAGAAAATCATAAAATGTTTGATAAATTCAAAAATGAAGGAGGAGAAATGGTAAAAGAAAATGTCAATTCAGAAGAATCTGTAGAAGCAGATTCAACAATTGAATCTACTAGTGAGATTGGAATTGGAGAGTTGATGGGTAAACGTGCAAAATTAGAAGAGGCAATAGATTATGTAGGTTTAATGATTAAAAATCTTAAAGACAAGAGAACTTTACTTGAAAAGGACATTGAGGAAGAATCTGTAGACATCAAAAATCTTAAAGAAAAGTTACAAAAAGTCAGTGAATACATAGACGAGGAAAATAGAGGAATTCATGAGCTTACAAAAAAGAGACAGCAGGTAGAAAATGAGGCAGATGAGGTAGGTTCGATTATCAATACTTTAAGAGAGAAACTCTCAGGTGTGGATAAAGTAATTGATGATGAAGGCAATAGGGTTAAGAGAATTAAAGAATCTAGAGAATCATTAACTGATTAAAAAAATTTGTTCAGTAGAATTTTGTGCTAGTTGCTTCTTTAGTATTTGTAGGAACTGAAGGGAACATTTGACCAGTTGAACTTTCTGCAACAGCTGCAGCCTCTTTTAATATACTCTCAGATTCTGCATTAGTGGTTGCATCCATTCCAAATGCTGCATCACCTGAGAAACTTTCAGTCATGAATCCACCTAACATTTCTGCCATTTGGCCAATTTCTTGTTCAGCTCCTGGCATTATTTTTCCTAATGATGATTTTAGATTTTTCATTAACCCCATTGTTGGCATGATTGCTACAACTGTGTCTCCAAGATCACTACAGGTAGTTAATCTCAATTCAATTTGTTCCAATGCTATTCTGGCACTACTTAAAATTTTTGTAACTTTTCGTACCTCTGCTAATTCATTTCCTAAAACTTTTGAAGTCTGAGTATCATGTTTTTGTGTTGCATCTACAATTCTTTGAAATAGTTTTGCATCACGTTCTTGTAAATTTGTTAACATTGAATCTAATTTTCTAATTTGATTTTGTAATTTTTTAATACCTTCTTGGACTCTTGGTTTTAATGCACCTTTTGGTTTAATAGTATCATTAATTTTTTCAGATATACTAGGCTGTGGTTGTTTTGACCAATCTTTAGTTAAGTTAGGCATAATTTCAATAATAGAATATGTACTTAATCTCAAGAGTAAATAATGCTTAACAGTACATTAAATTTTACTAGCTAAACTAAACAGTAGAAATAGGATCTTGTCATCAGGTTCATATTTTTGATAGGTCATTTTGGAAATCAATGACTTAAATCTGTCATTAATAAAGTCATAATTCCTTTTATAGTAAGTATTTTAATAATTGATTTTGGATTTGATTTAATGAACAAAAAAATTATTGTGATTCCCATAGTAGCTTTAATTGTAGTTTTTGTAGTAAATTTTTCATTAGAACAACCTGAGAGGGAGGGAAATACGGTGTTTCATGTAACTCTTGCAGATCCTAATCTTTATTCGAATGGAGTTTATTCTGATTCATTTGTTTTGGATGAAGGTCAATACTCATTTAGATTTGTTCCAAATGGAAGCAGTCCAGAAATTTTATCAATTTCATTAAATGGAGAGAGTTTTAATTTTATTGAAGATTTTAAGCTTGAAAGCACATCACATCAAACAGGAATTTCCGAATATTTTACCTGGAAATATACTGGAAAAGAAATACTTGAAATTTCTGAAAAACAAGAAATTTCTATCATCATTAATCCAAATGGAAAAATTATGGGTTCTGTATCTGTGTATATCTTACAAAATTAAGAGGCGTAAACCCCTTTACTGCAGAACTCTGAGAGATTTCCTCTCTTTCTCAGATGCTAAATATCTGATTACCTTTTTTGTTCTGCGGGGTTACGCTGTTTTAGTCGATAGAATTTATATCTATTGACATTATAATATATACAAACTCTAAGTATTTAAAATTTTATATGAAATATTATAAAAACATAGATAGTTTTTTAAAAAAAATTATACCTAATTATGTGTTAATGGAGGTATAAATTACGATTTTTCAATTAAAAACTATTGAAATTATCTGGTAAAGTTGCAATAGTTACTGGCGGAAGTCGGGGTATAGGTTTTGCTACTGCAAGAATTTTATCTGAAAATGGTGCAACAGTAGTTCTAACAGCAAAAAATCAAGAAAGATTAGAAAAGGCATCATCCGAAATTCCAAATTCATTAGGAATAGCTGCAGATATCAAAAACAAAAATGATGTAAAAAATGTAGTGAGTAAAACAGTTGCAAAGTTTGGGCAAATAGATATTCTTGTAAATAATGCTGGAATTTTTCCAAAAATTAAGGAATTACATATGATTGATGAGGATGAATGGAATGAGATTTTGGACGTTAATCTTACAGGACAATTTAGATTTACTAAGGAAGCAATTCCATATCTACAGAAGACATCTGGTTCAATAATTAACATTTCATCTGATGCAGGATTGAAGGCATATCAGGGATTTAATGCGGATGCATATTCTGCAACAAAAGCCGCATTGATTTTGCTGACAAAGTGTTGGGCATTAGAATATGCTAAAGATAAGATCCGAGTAAATTGTATTTGTCCAGGAGTAGTTGATACAGATATGACAAAACCATTTTTGAAAACTCAAAAAGATAAAGAATTCATGGATAATGAACATCCAATAGGTAGAATTGGTCAGCCAGAAGAAGTAGGAAAGGCAGTTTTGTATTTTGCATCAGATGATGCGTCTTGGACTACAGGGGCAATTCTTGCTGTAGACGGAGGAGAATCAATAAAATGAATGCATATGAATTTAATACGACTTAGGAGAACAAAAAATGATGAAAAATAAAAAATCAAAAGCTAAATTGATAATATTATTAGGAGTTATTTGGGTGCTAATTACATTACCTCTTCCATGGATAGTGAATAATTCAGAAGTTTCAGAATCTCAATTCAATACTATTCTTGGAATAATTGGAATTATGTCAATACCATTTATTGTTCTAGGAGTTGCATGGACGTTAAAACCAGAACTTACAACTTAGGTAATTTCAATTGAAAGATATTCCAATAATTGATAAAATTCCTGAATTAGAAATTGCTATCAAGGCTGTAGAAGATGCTGGAAAAGCTATTTTGGAAATTTATCAAGGAAATTTTGAATCATTTACAAAAAGTGATGACTCCCCAATTACTGAGGCAGATATTAAAAGTAATAATATCATTAAAGAGATTCTTTCACAAACAAAATATCCAATTTTATCTGAAGAAGACAAGGACGATCTTAGTAGACTATCAAAAGATATGATATGGATAGTGGATCCACTTGATGGAACTTCTGATTTTATTGATAAAACAGGCGAATTCACTGTTATGATTGGATTAATTAAAAATAAAAAACCAATTCTTGGGATAATTGGTTGGCCAACAGAAAAAACGATATTTGTTGCACAAAAAGGAAGTGGGGCATTTAGATATTCAAATGGTGAATGGAAGAAAATTACTGTAACAAAAGTTGCAGATATTTCGAAATGCAGAACTGTTGGATCAAGACATCATTTGTCTGATAAAGAAAAAGCATTCATCAAAAAATTAGGTATTGAAGATTTTACAAGTATCGGTAGTTCATTAAAAGTAGGAAAAATTAGCTCAGGTGAAGCTGAGGCATATATTACAACTACAAATAAAATGAAAGAGTGGGATTCTGCAGCTTCTTATTGTATTATTTCTGAAGCTGGAGGAAAAATGACAGATATGTTAGGAAATGATATCACGTACAATAACAAAGAAGTTAATCATCAAAATGGAATTTTAGTAACAAATGGACTAATTCATGATAAAATTATTGATGAATTTAAAAAATTAGAGTAGGTTTCTTTCTTTAAGAAAGTCCTTTACTTTGTTTGCACTGTCTGAAAGAGGTTCATTTTCTGTATCAATTACTAAATCTGCCTTTTCTGGAGCTTCATAAGGATCATCAATTCCGGTAAAACCTTTGATTTCTCCTTTTCTTGCCTTGGCATACATACCTTTGACATCTCTTTCCTCACATTTTGCAAGTGAACATTTCACATAAACTTCTGCAAATTGATTTCCGGCATTAATTATTTCTCTAGCATTTTTTCGGTTTTCAGAATACGGAGAAACTAGTGATACCACGCTTGGAACACCATGATTTAACAAAAGTTTTGCCAGGTGAGCTACTTTTTTGTTATGTTCATCTCTGCCTGCCTTTGAAAAATCTTTTGGGGAGAACCATTCTCTCAATTCATCTCCGTCAAGCATTGCCAAATTTGGAATATCTTTTTGCAAGTCTTTTACGATGGTGGTCTTTCCTGAACAAGGAAGGCCTGTCATCCAAAGAACAAAAGGTTTCATAAACAAAAATATCTAAACAACCCATAAAGAGCTTACGTTAATTTAGCCCACGGTTGATTTTCTAAATAATCAATCTCTGCAATCATCTCATCTACTTTTTTTACTATAGCAAATACTGATCTGTATTGTTCATACATTTCAATTTCTTCTTCTTGAGATAAGACATTTGCTTCTGCGTCATCAAAAAATTTATTTTCTTTGGTGAGATGATCATTTAAGAAAATGGCATACGTCCTCAAGTATCTCGATACAGGCTCTTGTGCATCTTCCCCTTCTTTCCATCTTTTTAGATGATGTGATATTTGTCTAGCAATGTTTCTTCCAAATTCGTGTTCTATCATAAATTTTCTAATTTCTTCTTTTAGAGAATCATAACTTGCAACACATGGAAAATACGAATCTTCTTCTCTTGAGTGATGGATAGAATCAATAAATTCTGAAATTATCATGGTAATTTTTGTTAGGTCTGAAAAGGGAATTTTTGTTCCTTTATAGAGTTCTTCAGAACATTTTAGAACTATCTTCTCTAGACGACGAACTTGATCATGATCAGCACGTAGTTGATTTGTAGCACTCAAGTAAGATAAGTACAATAAATGCTGATTTAATGTGTATCTAAAATCAATCAAGGAGCTAAATTTATCAAATAAATCTGATTTAACTTCCCTCTAGAAATATTTAGATTCAGACATATAATGAGTTTCATAGTTTTGTCTGTATTGCAGTTGTTTAGAGGACAAATTGATGGATTGGAAACATTGTTTAATTTTGATTCAAGTTCGATTTTAACTAAAATTACAGAGTTACAAAGTTCTATAGCAGCGTTATCTATTCAGGATGGTCCAATTGCTTCAGCACATGTAATTTTACTTGCAGCAGGTGTTGTTATTTTTCTAGGAGTTGCAGGTGAGGCGTTCTTTAAAAAAACAGGAATTCCCGATGTTGCATTTTTAATGATTCTTGGAGTAATTATAGGTCCAGTATTTGGTTTAATTCAACCAGAAGCAGTAATCCAAGTTGTTCCATACTTTGCGGCACTAGCACTAATTATTATCATGTTTGATGGAGGATTAAATCTAGACATCAAACATGTTATAAGAACTGCTCATTTCTCAGTTACATTAGCAATTTTAGGTTTTATTTTATCTGTTGCAATAATCACATTTGCTGCTCATTTTGCCTTGGGTTGGTTATGGTTAGAAAGTATTTTGTTAGGTTCAATTGTTGGCGGAAGCAGTTCTGCTATTGTTTTTGGCCTTGTCAGAAATATCAAAATTTCTGAAGAGACAAAGTCTATGTTAAGTTTTGAATCTGCGCTAACAGATATCTTAGCTACAATTATTGCATTCATATTATTTGAAGCAGTACTTGTAGGACATTTTGATCTGCAAACATTAGAAGAAACGCTTGGAAGAGCAGTTGTTGTGGGTTTGGTGCTTGGGTTTGGTGTAGGAATTCCTTGGATGTATGTTTCAACAAAGCTTGGAAATGCTCAACATGCATACATGCTAACATTAGGTGTTTTGTTTGTTTTATTTTTCTTGGCAAATTCATTTGGGGAATCCGGAGCTTTGACAGCGTTAGTATTTGGTTTAATGATTGGAAACAAAAGACATCTTTCAAAAATACTCAGATTTAAGCTACCAAAAATTGAGATGGATGATCCAACACATAATCAACTTACATTTTTGGTAAGATCATTCTTTTTTGTATTTGTAGGATTGATGGCAAGTTTTGGACAAGTAGAGTATCTTATCTTTGGTGTTCTAATTACAATTGTAATTTATTTTGGAAGAATGTTTGTTGGCAAAATAACCCTAACCAAGAAATTCTCGTTATTAGACAAGGCAGTTACAAATGCGATGATACCAAGAGGACTGGCAGCTGCAGTACTCGCTACATATCCAATTACGATGGGAATATCAAATGCAGAAGCATATCCACAGCTTGTTTTCTTTATCATCTTATCATCAGTGATAATTACAACAATAGGATTGGGAAAATCAAAGAAGATTCCTCCTCCCGAATCAGTGGAAGGTGGTTTTGTTAAACCAACTAAAGGAGATTCGGATGAAGGCATATTTACTGACGATCATATAGATAAATCAGTTGGAGGTGGTTTTGTTAAACCAACTGAAGATTCTCAAAAATAGATCACAGATCTAATGATTCTTTGAGGCCTTTGTATCTATTTCTAATAGTTACTTCAGTTACATTTGCAGCTTCCGCAATATCACGCTGAGTCTTGTCCTCACCATTTTTTACACAAGATAGATACAATGCAGCAGCTGCCAACCCCATAGGATCTTTTCCAGCTGATACTTCATTGTCTTGAGCCATTTTTAGCACCTTTGTCGCATATCTTTTTGTTTTCTCTGCAATTCCAATTCTGCTTGCAATTCTTGCAACACATTGAATTGAATCAGTTACTGGCATCTTCAAGTCAAGCTCTTTGACTAGCAATCTGTAACATCTTGCAATATCTTTTCTTTTGATGTTTGCTGCTTGCTCTACATCTTTGAGATTTCTTGGAGTTTCAGTATCTCTGCATGCAGCATAAAGAGCAGATGCCATCAAAGCTGAAATCGAGCGACCTCGAACTAGACCTTTCTCGAGTGCTTTTCTATAAATGTAGGCTGCTTTTTCAATAACTGCATCAGATATTGCTAGTTTGTCTTTTAGTCTGTTTAATTCGCTAAATGCCTGTCGGAAATTTCTGTCAACTGGTTCATGAACTTGACTTCTACTATCCCAAGTTCTGAGTCTTTCAATAGTACTTTTCATTGATGCTGTTAGAGGTCTACCTGATGCATCTTTGTTTATAGGATTAATTATTGTTGCAAGACCCATGTCATGCATTGTTAGTGATGTTGGAGCACCGGCTCTTGCCTTGTTTCCTCCTTCATCTTGGGTAAAGGATCTCCATTCAGGTCCTGCTTCTTGCAGTTTTTCAGTAATTACAAATCCGCACTTTGAGCAAAACATTTCTCCCGATTCATTATCAGTAACTAGTTTTCCTTGTGCACATCGTGGACATAGATCCTTGCCTTTACTTACCATGATTATTTCAGGAATCCTCTTTTTTATGGTATTTATGAATCAACAAGTTTTTTCTTCAAATTTCATGCCAAAAATGAGGCTAACAATAATACTGAATAGTCATTATTGAATTAAAGTAAGAGTATGAAGTTTCTTTGGTTGATTCCATTGGTAATCGGAGTCTTTGTTTTGGTTCCAGATATTGATGCAGAAACTATTACACGGAATCTAGAAGGCGGGATGGATATTCAAATTACATATCCTGAAGAGATAGTAGTAGGTAGAGAAGGTGTTATTTCTATTTTAGTTAAAAACAACGGATGGGAAAATAAGGAAAATATTTCGTTTGGAATTTCATTATCAGCTATACCGGGACTAATCACAGAGCCATCAGATAAGATTACTTTGGAAAAACTTGCTCAAGGAGGATCATACGGTGAAAATATCAGTTTGCAAATTCCTAGTGACGCAAGTTTGGGAGTACATTATCTAAATTTAAAATACTCTCATGTTCTTGTTGCAAATAATGAAACACCAAAACCGCCTTTTTTTCATGACATTGCAATTCCTTTGACAATAAAGAAAGACCCAAGTGTAACAATTCACACAAAAATGCCTGAATCAATTTTTTCAAATGCCGAGTTTCCAATAGAAATTGAAGTATTATCAAAGGACATTGACATTACAAATGTTGGAATCAAGATTATCCCTCCAAAAGATATAGAATTTAGAGGAGAAACACTGCATACATTCTCAAATATTCAAAAAAACATGCCTATAGCAGTTACATCTCAAATCATTACACCAGTTAAAGAAGTCAATACAGAATACAAGCTTCCATTTCAAATCATTGTTACATATACAGATGATATAGGATTAGACAAAGAAGATTCGCAAACAGTCTCGGTGGTTTTACGACCTAGGACATTTATGGAATTAACCACAGACGGTGGAATTTGGATTGGCAGTTTTTTTATTGCTCCATATGTGAGTCTTGGAACAATTATTGGAATTCCTGCAGGAGCAATCATATCACTACTAATTAGGAAAAAACAGAATTCTAGTAAAAAACGAACAAAAAAGAAAAAACTCTAAGACTCTAATTTTTCTTTAATTTTTTGAATGTATTTCTCATTATATACATTGAATAGTTTTATTTTGTTTTGCGCCAAAGCCATAGCACCAGGTCTACTGTTAATGTGATCTTCAGCAATTTTTTGTTCTTTTAATAATTTTTCAAGATTGTCTTTTGAGGATGATTCTAGTTTGGAAAGTAAAGTTGTAAGTTCTTTTTCAAGATTGTCTTTGGTATTAGGAATTTCGGGTGGATCAGAGCCAATAATTTCCTTTGTAGTAATATTTCCAAATACTTTCTTGTCTAATTCAAGCAATAATAAAAAACAGAGAAAGTGGTATAAATTTTATTTTATAATTTTCCATACAAGTGAGTGCAGTGCAATCAAACGTTTTATCTTTTTGATAATTTTAGTCTTCATTAATGGCTTATTGTATAGGTGAATGTAAAAAATACAAGGCTCTCAAACCATTACAGATTGGCAGATATGCAGCTGGACAAAAAAGATGTAATTATTGTGAAATATTTGTAGAAATTGATGGAATTATTTGTCCATGCTGTAAAAGCCAGTTACGATGCTTACCTAGAAGTAGAAAAGGAAAAGAAAAATACCTTGCTCAAATTGTAAGATAAATCAATGAAAGATTAATTATTTTAAAAAAACTATATTTTAGATTTTTTCATGCCTAAGAATTAAAGTTCTATTTATAAGAAATCACTACAAGTAAGAATATGGCAATTCCAGCAGATGTTGAAGAGTATGTTGAAAAACATATCAAGTTAATGATTTCCCAGACTGAGACATATTTGCCATTTATCAAAGTTGCATTTCCATATTCAAATAATGTAGCAGATGGAGTTTACAGTCTAATTATTGGAAGTGCATTATCTGTATTTGTAAATCAATTTGCAATGAAAATGAAGTATCCAACTGCAGAAGATTTTACAGACTTTGGAAAGATTGCTATAAAATACAGAGATCAAGTAGACAAGTTTTTTACATAATTAGGCAAGTTCGCCTAAAAAATGAACAATATCATTAGTTACAACAACTGTTCTATCTTTTGGAACATGGTATAGTTTTTTTGAACCATTACTTGATTGAATTATAATTTTTGAGAATGGATCTTTGAGAGATTTGTAAAGAATGCCCTTTTCTCCAACTGATTGCGACCAATGAGTTCCTTGGACAAAAGATATTGTTTGAAATTTGACTACTTGATATGAGAAGACCATTTGCATTAATTGTTAATTATTGCACTCATTAAGGATTTTCCCCCAATTAATGCTGTAATTGATAAGCCAATATTTGCAATTATATTGATTACAAGTGCCCCATAGTGATTATTCTCAAGCAAATTGCTTGAATCAAGTGCAAATGATGACATTGTAGTAAGTGAACCGCAGAACCCTACTGCAGCAAAAAGAGAATATCTGCCATCAAGATTCCATTGTTCCGAAAATACTACAAATGCACCAAGGATAAATGCACCAATAACATTGACTATCAAAACATTGACAGGCAATGTATTGAAAAGTAAAGGAGATTCAGTAATTTTGTATCTTAGAAATGCTCCAAATACTGAACCAACTGCAAGAAAAACAAATTCTAAACCTTTCATCTATACCATCTAATTATTTGGCATTATTAGTGCTATTTGGGGGGGATTTGGGTAAATTCATACCTAATTTTGTTTTTTCAGAGATACATGTCTATGGTTTTTATAGGTTCAATTATTTTCCAGACTAAATGACCCTTAAACTAAGATGCAATGACTATGGTTTTGAATGTGAATTCATTCTAGATGAAGAGAAAACCGTAGGATTGATCGAAAAATTAAGAAATCATTTTGAAGAGGAACATGGAATCGATTATACAATTGAAGCAGTCACTCAAATGATTACAAACCGTGGACATTCTTTAGAATCAATAAAAAAATAGATTTTTCCTAAAAAAATATTTTTATTTTTAACATTTATTATATTGTGTATCGTATACGATTTAAGAACCAAACCAAGCAAAAATTCTAGGAATTTTTGGTTTGCAATGTTATGATCTTAATACAAAATTACCTGAAAGTATTTGTTTTTATTTGATAATCACTAATACTAACTAGTAGTGTTAGAAAATTATTCAAACGATTATGATGTCAAGTGTAAACTAGATACTTGCAAAACCTATCCTGCAATAACAGATTCTGAAAGAGGAGAAATTGTTTGTGGGGGATGCGGTCTTATTCTAGTGGAAAATATGTCTGATGCATCATATGAAAATAATGGTTACTCTCAGGAAGATTTTATGAAGTTAGCAAGAACAGGTCCTGCAACATCACTAACAATGAATGACAAGGGATTATCAACTGTAATTGGTACAAATAAAGATTCTACTGGAAAAGCATTATCCAACAAAACAAAATATGAATTCAATAGATTACGAACATGGGATCAGAGAAGTAAATCAAGAAAAACTGCTACATTAAGCAAGGCCTTTACATTACTTCACGGAATGAAAACAAAATTGGGAATTCCAGATAATGTTGTAGAAAATGCTGCCTATCTTTACAGAAAAGCAGTCAATGCAAAATTAACTAGAGGAAGAACCATGGCTTCATTGGTTTCTGCCTCATTGTATGCAGCATGTAGAGAAAATAATATTCCTAGAACATTAGATGATGTTGCTGAGGCTGGAAATGTAGAAAGAAGAATACTTTCCCGAGATTTAAGAACCATAATCAAAAAGCTTGAATTGAATCTTAATCAATATGACACTTCATCGTTTATCTCAAAAATTTCAAATAATATGAATTTGAAGGAGAAAACCAAACGAGATGCATTTGATATACTAAAGCGGTGCGAGAAGGAAGACATTACCGCTGGAAAACATCCTGTAGCACAAGCTGCTGCATCATTATATCTTGCATGTATAATGA
This window harbors:
- a CDS encoding transcription initiation factor IIB is translated as MLENYSNDYDVKCKLDTCKTYPAITDSERGEIVCGGCGLILVENMSDASYENNGYSQEDFMKLARTGPATSLTMNDKGLSTVIGTNKDSTGKALSNKTKYEFNRLRTWDQRSKSRKTATLSKAFTLLHGMKTKLGIPDNVVENAAYLYRKAVNAKLTRGRTMASLVSASLYAACRENNIPRTLDDVAEAGNVERRILSRDLRTIIKKLELNLNQYDTSSFISKISNNMNLKEKTKRDAFDILKRCEKEDITAGKHPVAQAAASLYLACIMNGEKISQKKFSVESGVSDVTIRNRAVLIKKTLKLIE
- a CDS encoding DUF1059 domain-containing protein, whose amino-acid sequence is MTLKLRCNDYGFECEFILDEEKTVGLIEKLRNHFEEEHGIDYTIEAVTQMITNRGHSLESIKK
- the crcB gene encoding fluoride efflux transporter CrcB; translated protein: MKGLEFVFLAVGSVFGAFLRYKITESPLLFNTLPVNVLIVNVIGAFILGAFVVFSEQWNLDGRYSLFAAVGFCGSLTTMSSFALDSSNLLENNHYGALVINIIANIGLSITALIGGKSLMSAIINN